Within the bacterium genome, the region ACGGGACGCCGATGGCCGCCAGAGCACCCGGTTGTTTCGCAGACAGACCACTAGCCGGGCCATGTTAGATTGCCGTCGAACCGTCCGAGGGGCATACGAATGCCGGCTGTCCATATCGATCACGTCGCGATGTGCGTGCGCGATCTGGAAACGGCGATCGCCGATTGGCACGACATTCTCGAAGTTCTCTCGCCGGAGCACACACTGCAGCTGACCCGAGGTGAAGGCACGGCCGATGGCGTTCACATGGTCTGGGCGACTTTCCAGAACCCCGATCCCCTCGGCGTCAGCATCCAGTTGTGGGCACCGGGAACGCCGGGAACCTGGGTCGACAAACTGCTCGACCGCCGCGGCGAGTTCGTCCACCACATCGCATTTCTCTCCGACGACTTCGGTCACACGGTCGAGCAATGCCGTCAAGCCGGGCTACCGGTTCTGCTCGACGAGAACAGCGGTCCCCCCAACATCCCATGGCTGAAGTGGAACTTCATCGGAGAGGACAAGGCGCACGGGGTGCTGATCGAACTCGCTACCCGGTACCAGGCCGTGGGCGATCGCTGGTACCCCCACCCCGGCAACGCCGAGAACGACCATCTCGCTGCGGAGCTTCGCCAGCGTTGGGGCGAAGCACCCTTCGGCGAGGATTGAACCGGGCCCCACGGCCCAATCCAGGCCTGATCTCGGCCTTACACGACGCGCGAGTCACCGGCGCCCCCGACTCATCGCATCGGCGCCTCACATCCTGCTGCTCTCGAGGGTCACGAAGCCGGCGCCTAGTGGTCTGTCTGTGGAATGGCGGTGTGGTATGGCCGCCAGAGCACCCGGTTGTTCCGCAGAATCTGAGGTCGAGTTGGTCCCCTTGGGGAGGGGCAGCGCGCTTTTGCCCGCGTTCCAGGCTCGTGAGATCGACGCGTTCTTCTGGATTCCCCCCGAGACGCAGATAGCAGCGTTGGAACCGGGCGCGGTGACGATCGATTTCCGGGTTCTGTCCGAGCTCGAAGCTGTCAACTGGGCGAGCTACTTCACGACCGACAGCTACATCCTGGAGCACCCCGACACCGTACAGGCGTTCCTGCGTGCGGTCCTCAACGCCAGAGAATGGGCCTTAGCGAACGAAGACGACGCCCGCGCTATCGCCCGGGCACGGTTCCCCGACCTCGAACAGGCGGCGTTCGACGCGTCGTTCCAGATCGACTACGACTCGCTCAAACCGTCGATCCTCTTCAGCGAGGACGGCTTCGAAAAAGGCAGATACATCCTCAACATCGGCAAACCCGAAGAAGAACACAACACAACCCTGATGACCGCGGTCGTCACCAACGAACTGGTCACCCAAGCCGCCACAGACCTAGGCCTAGACATCAAATGACATGCCCCTAGGCCCCAAACCGGGACAACGATGGGAGCCGACACCCAACATCGGCTCCCACCACCACCCACAACAACCAACCAACCCAACCCACCCACACAACCCACCCACGCCGCCGTGAGGTGTCCATGATCAACATAACGGGCGTGTCCAAGTCCTTCGAGAAGGACGGCGAGAAGATCGACGCGGTCAAGGACTTCTCGCTCACGATCAACGACGGTGAGTTCGTAGCACTCATCGGTCCGAGCGGGTGTGGCAAGTCGACCGTCCTCAACATGATCGCGGGATTGCTCGCACCTGAAGAGGGCGTCGTGGAGTACAACGGCGAACGGGTCACGGCCATCAACACCTCCGTCGGCTACATGACCCAGAAAGACTCGCTCCTCCCGTGGCGCACGACGGAGGGCAACATCTCGGCGCCGCTCGACATCCGGCGCGTCCCGAAGTCCGAGCGCGCCGCCCTGGTGTCGCAGGCCATCGAGAAGGTCAGGCTCGGAGGTTTCGAGCGTCATCACCCGGACGAGCTCTCAGGCGGTATGCGCAAACGGGTACTCCTCGCGAGGACGCTGATCTACGAGCCCGACACGCTGCTGATGGATGAGCCGTTCGCGGCCCTGGACGCGCTGCTCAAACTCGTGATGCAAGAAGAACTGCTCCGAATCTGGAGTGAGGCGCGAGCCACCGTGGTCTATGTGACCCATGATCTGACCGAGGCGATCAGCATCGCCGACCGTATCGTGGTGTTCAGCAAACGCCCCGGCCGGATAGTGCTCGACCTGCCGGTCGAACTCGAGCGTCCCCGCGACTTCGACACCATTCGAAGCTCACCCGAATTCCTGAAACTGTACAACAGGATTTGGGCGACACTACGCCATGAGGTCGTCAGCCAGGAAGAAGCCAGCGGTGAAGGTCGCTGATACACATCCGACTGGAGCCGCAGGTGTCGAGTAGGTCGAGGACCGCATTCGCGCGTTTCCTGATCGTCGTCGGCCTCGTCGTCGCCTGGGACCTCGCCAGCCGTTGGTTCATCGATCCGTTCCACATCAGCCGGCCCTCTGACGTTGCCGAGAAACTGTGGGCTTGGGTGTCGACCGGCGAGATCGTCGAGCATGTCCTCACCACGATGTCCGAGCTTGCATATGGCCTGGTCATCGGGGTCGTTCTGGGAGTGCTCGTCGCCTTGATACTGGGCTCCAGCCCGACCCTCGCTGCGGTGTTCCGTCCGTTCGTGACGGTGGCTTACAGCTTCCCCCAGTTGGCGCTGACCCCCCTCTATATCCTGTGGTTCGGGGTGTTTCTCATGCCCAAGGTCGTATTGATTGCCGTGGTTGTCTTCTTCCTCATGTTCTTCAATACGTTCGAGGGTGTGAAGAACGTCGAAGGCGATCTCATCGCAGCCATGCGCGTCATGGGGGCGAAGCGCCTGGACGTGTTCCGCATCGTGGTCCTACCGGCCAGCGCCGTCTTCTTGATCACGGGGCTGCGCCACGCTGTGCCGTTCGCGCTGCGCGCGGCCGTGTTTGCCGAGTTCCTTGCCTCGGTGAGAGGGTTGGGCTTCCTCGCACTCACATCTGCGCGCTCCTACAGCAGCGCAGGCCTCTTTGCCGCACTCATGGTGCTGCTCGTCGTCGGTGTGGGGCTCAACGCTCTCGTGAGCTGGTTGGAGCGTGTCGTGCTGCCCTGGCGTTCCGCCGGCGTCGACGTAGCTGCGGCGATGCAGCGATGATCGAGCGGGCCCCCATGTGGCGGATCCGTCTCTACCAGCTGATAGTGCTGGGCGTGTTCCTCGGCGGCTGGGAGTGGGTGTCAGATCGGCACATTCGAACCCTCTGGATCAGCAAGCCTTCGTTGATCGCGGAACGGACCATTGAGTGGTTCTCGAGCGGGTTCATCTACTCGCACATCCTCGCAACTCTCCAGATCGCCGGGCTCGGCCTTCTCATCGGAACGGCCATCGGCGTCGTGTTCGGCATCGTGCTCGGCCTTCAGCGATCGCTGTCACATCTGCTCGATCCCATCCTGGGCGGAGCGTACACGATGCCCCGGATCGCCTTCCTCCCGGTGTTGCTCTTCTGGTTCGGATTCGGGTTCAGGCCGCTGGTGGCACTCGTCGTCCTGATGACCTTCTTCGTACTCTTCTACAACGCGAGGGCAGGTGTCGAAAGCGTCGACGGCGATCTGGTAGCAAGCATGCGCGTCATGGGGGCGACGCGCCTCCAGGTGATCCGGATGGTGATACTGCCGTCCATCGTTCCTTTCATCCTGGCGGCGATGATGATTGCGGCACCGTATGCGCTGGTCGGCGCGATCGTTGGCGAGATCTTCATCGGTAGCAAGGGACTCGGGTTCCTGATCGTCTCATCGACAGGGGGCCTCGACCTCACCGGCACGTTCACGGCGTGCCTCGTGGTCACCGTCATCTCGCTGATCGCGACCCTTGTCATCGCCCGACACGGTCCCCGGTTGCTCGGACGGAGCCCGGAAACCATCGGTGGTGGTGCCGCCGCAGCCTTTTGAGCAGCCGCCGCGAACGAATCGGCTCGGTACGAGTCCTCCTCCCGGCGCTTGCGGTAACAATGGTCATGACCTTCCCGCCCTTTCTCGCCGGCGCGCTCGCGTTTGCGATCCTCCCCGAGCTCGGATTCGACACCGGCTCCCTCGGGATCGCCTTGGGCGGATTCTTCGGCATGTCGGCCATCAGCTCGGTCACCATCGGCGGGCTTGCCGACCGGATTGGCTGGCCGGCCGCAATGCGGGTGTCATCGGCTATGAGCGCAGTGACGATGTTCGGAATAGCAGCGCTGGCCCACTCCTGGCTCTCCTTCGCAGCGCTCCTCTCGCTCGGAGGCCTCACGATGGCGATTGGCCAGCCTGCGGTGAACCTGGCCCTCGCCAGAGAAGTGCCGGCCAGCCGTCAGGGGTTCGTCTTCGGCATCAAACATTCGGCGATACCGGCTGCGGCCATGCTGAGCGGCCTTGCAGTGCCGCTGTTCGCTGTCAACGGCGATTGGCGCGGGGTGTTCGTCGGTGCGGGCGTGATCGCAGGCGCCGTAGCCCTGGCGGTGCCCAGATCGCAGGGCGCCTCCGCCGACGTGGCCTCGCGGCGCTCATCCGGAAAGGTGGAACTGGAGATGCGGCCGCTCGTGTTCATGGCGGTGGGTGCATTTCTAGCGGCATCGGTGGCGTCGGCCCTCAGCGCTTTCCTGGTGATTTCCGTCGTCGACTCGGGCGTCAGCCCCGGAGCAGGTGGTTTGATCCTCGCCGCGGCAAGCGTCACGGGGCTGATAGTCCGCCTCCTGGCCGGTTGGTGGGCCGACGCTCGCCAGGCCGGCGGGCTCGGAGGGGTCGCATTGCTCCTTGTGGTCGGTTCCGCAGGTCTTGGAGCGCTGACCGGCACCGGGGCAGGACTGCTCACGCTTGCGGCGATGCTCGCCTTCGGGGCGGGATGGGGCTGGAACGGCCTGTTCAACTTCAGCGTCGTGAAACACTTCCCGCGGGCCCCGGCGCGAGCCACGAGCGTTGCGCTCACGGGTACGTACATCGGCGCTTCCCTCGGCCCGATCGTGATGGGTCAGGTCATCGAGATCTACTCCTTCCAGGCCGCCTGGTTGGCCGCCGCTGCGATGTCGAGCATCTCAGCGGTCGCCATGCTGGCGGCCCGATGGCAGTTGACCGGCATGAGCAAGGGGGGTGCTGCGGCGATCGAAGGCGGTCCGGATGGGTCCCGCGCCGGAGGCTGACCGGCATCCTGCCAACCGCAACCGTCTGACCGTGGCTCGCTCGAACCCGGGGCCCCATGCGCCGGTCGTTGACCGCTTGGCCAGCGGTTGGTAGGTTCGCGTGGCCACGCCCGGCTGGGGCCGCACGTGGCGTTCTAGCGCCCAGTGCTTGGGGGGCAGGTGTCGAAGATTCGCTCCATGCGAGAGGCTGTGTCGCTCGTCTCCGATGGCGCGACGATCGGAATCGGTGGCCTTTCGATGAACAGCGCTCCCATGGGCTTCGTGCGCGAGCTCGTTCGGAGCGATGTCCGGGACTTGACCGTGGTGTCGATTGTCGGGTCGATGGCGGTCGACTGGCTCGTAGCTTCGGGCAAGGTGAGCAAGGTGGTCACCGGACTCGTCAGCTTCGAAGGCCTCGGTCTGGCTCCGAATTTCCGCAGAGCGGCCGAGGTAGGTGACATCGAGGTCGAGGAGTACTCGGAGCATCTTCTGATCTGCCGACTCCAGGCTGCCGCGCACCGCCTCCCCTTTGTTCCGACCAGGGCCGGGATCGGTACCGATGTGCTCGCCCTGCACCCTGACACGACGCGCCTGGAGACCGATCGGGTGACAGGAGAGGTCTACGTAGCGTGTACGCCGTTGCCGATTGACGTCGCCGTCGTTCATGCCCATGCCGCGGACGCCGACGGAAACACTCGTGTCGACCCGAAGCTCATCTGGATGGACTCCGACCTCGTGAGGGCAGCCGCCGCGACTGTCGTAACCGTCGAGGCGGTCGCACCGCGCAGCTCGTTCACGGATGCCCCGGAGCGCACTACCTACCCGCGCTTCGTGATCGACGCCGTGGTTCACGCACCTTGGGGCGCCTACCCGACATCGAACTACCCCTCCTATACCCACCATGAAGACTTCATTCGGGAATACCTGAGTGCTTCGCGCGACCGCGACCGTTTCGCACGGTTCTGGGCCGACCGGATCACCGCTCCCGACGACCAGGCGGGCTTTCTCGAGGCCAACGGTGGCGCAGCGACGATCCTCTCAATCATGAGAAGGGCCACGTGAGTCGCGAAGTACCTGGAGCAGACTGCACGGTCGACGAGCTGATGGTCGTCACACTTGCTCGCGAGTTCACGAACGACACGCGCGCCTTCAACGGCGCCGCGAGCTTCATACCGGTCTGCGCATACCGGCTGGCGCGCAAGACACACGCACCCGGCCTCGTGTGGGCTGCTAGCTCGATCGCGATCGACGCCGATCCGCCCGCTATCCCGGAGTCCACCCTGTCGGACGCGCTCTGGGACGGGGCCACGATGCTATCCAACTCTCCGTTCGACTTCTGGACCTACGCCCAGGGAGCTCGGTACAACACATTCGCGTTCCGCGGGGCGCAGATCGACAGGTTGGGCAACGTCAACAACACGGTCATCGGCTCCTACGACAACCCCAAGGTCCGGCTCCCCGGGGGAGGCGGGATGGCGGACCTCGGCGGCATGATCCCCAACGTGTACCTCTGGACCACGACGCACAATCCCCGCACGCTGGTCGAGAAGGTCGACTTCCGCAGCGGGCTCGGTTGGGGTGATGGCGGCGACCACCGTCGCCGGCTCGGCTTCAGTGGAGGTCCGCAGCTGTGCGTAACGGACCTGTGTGTGATGGACTTCCACCCTGACACCAAGGCGATGCGCCTCCGCTCGGTGCATCCCGGCGTCACCATCGGTGACATTCAAAGCGCAACGGGGTTCGAGGTGGCGATGCCCCGCGGCACGGTTGGCGAGACCGACCTGCCGACTCCAGCCGAGTTGAGCATCCTGCGCGACGTCGTCGACCCAACAGGCAGCCGGCTCCGCGAGTTCGCCTGAAGGGAGCGGGCGACAGGTGATTCGGGAAAAACGTTCGCTGGCGTCACGTTTCTACCAACGGTTGTCATGTAGGATGGTGTCGAGTGAACGGCAGGAGGTAATCGGCAGTGGTGAGCACAGAGTCGTTCATCGAGGCGAGCGTGAACCGGGTCAAGGCCGAAGCGGATACGGAGACGGCTAAGGCATTGCTGACACTCCAGGAGTCGGCCAAGAAGGACCTTCTGTGGACTCTCGGGTTCATCGTGGGCGTCGTCGGGATAGCTACCGCTGTCATCCTCGCGGTGCTGGCTTGAAGGGAAGATCACATTGGCGTCGAAGCTGTTCATCAAGAGGCCGACGCCGGCCGGCTGAGCCTATCCGTCACTTGGATATAATTCCCCTACCAAACGTTTGGTAGATACAAGGCGATCGGGGCGCGGGTTGAGGTCAGAGGCGTTGGCCGGTTCCATCCTGTCGGACGAGGAACGCGACGCCAAGGTGCGCCGCCAGATCGCGTACTGCCTCAAGAGCTCGTTCTACCGGAACTGCTTCGAGGCCGCAGGCGTGGATCCTGCGACGATCCGGGGCGTCGACGACCTTGCGCTGTTGCCCTTGTTCGTGACACCGGATATCCACCGGCAATCCCAGGAGAAGTCCCTCGAGGCACACGGACACCCCTTCTCTGAATTCCTCTGCGCCGACCCGGAAGAGATCGTGGCGCTGAGCTCCACCTCGGGGACGACGGGTTCTCCCACGTTCTATCCCTTCACCAGGCGCGATGTTGAGATAACCGACTTGCTCTGGCAGAGAGCACTGGGCTTCGTCGGGGTTCGACCCGGCGATCGGGTCCTTCTGGGGTTCGGCCTTTCGATGTACCTGGCCGGCCTCCCGCTGGTGCGAGCGCTGGAGCGGATGGGCGCGCTGCCGATCGCGATCGGTGCCGAGGCCGGCGCCGAGCGACTGTTGACGCTTCTGACGCTGACCCGCCCCAGGGTGCTCGCCTGCACCCCGAGCTACGCCGAGCACCTGATGGAGCGCGTGCCGGAAGTGCTGGGAATGGAGGCTCCCGATCTGGGGATCGAGTTGATCGTTTGCGCAGGGGAGCCGGGAGCGGGCCTGCCTGAGGTTCGGTCGAGGTTGGAGAGCGGTTGGGGCGGGAGAGTCTTCGACCTTCTCGGCGGAACCCATGGAATCATGATGGCTTCGGCCCCAACCGACGAGTACCACGGCATGTACGTATTGGGAGATGACTTCTCGGTCTCGACGCAATTGGTCGATCCGGCCACCCGGGAGCCCGTCGAAGAAGCCGACGGCGCAGTCGGCGAGCGGGTCAAGACGTCCCTCGAGTGGGGAGGTGCCCCTCCTCTGAGGTACTCGGTGGGAGATGTGTATCAGGTGTTCACTGCCCCCGCCCCGGAAGGACCCATCGGGGGGAAGCGAATCAAAGTGCTCGGGCGTGTCGACGACCTTCTGATCGTGAAGGGGGTGAAGCTCTATCCGGCGGCCGTGAAGAACCTGGTCAACAGCTTCGTCCCCGAGGTCAGCGGTGTGATCCGGATAGTGCTCGACGGCCCCCCACCTCGTGTGACGCCCCCTCTGCGCGTGAAGGTCGAGTCGCCGGTCGCCGGCGACGCCGAGGCAGCGGCGCACCTGGCCGACCGGATTACCCTGGCGATGCATCATCGGCTCACCGTCCGTCCCAGTGTCGAATTGGTAGCGGTGGGCTCGTTGCCGCGAGGCACGCACAAGCAGAAGCTTCTAGAGATCGACACAGAGAAATCGAGTCCCCAACCATGAGTGGCGCCATTGACGCCTGGTGCAATTTCTTCACCGAAGAAGGCATCAAGATCGTCTTTACCGAGAACCCCGAGGTGTCCTTCATGATGGGCGACCAGTGGGGGAGGCACGACCTCATGGTCGGCTACGAGCCTCAGCAGTTCATCGAGGAGAAGATGGACCCGGCAGGCGTCGAGAAGGTGGTCGTCCCGGCACTACAGCAGTATCTCTATCGAGACCGCCGGCTCGTGCGGGTCCCGTGGGAGTCGGTCGCCCGAGTCGTCGAGCGGTTTCCCGATCGGGTTTCAGGGCTCTACGGAATCGACCCCTTCTCCGGAATGAAGGGTGTCAAAGAGCTCGAATTGGCGGTCACGCAATACGGCTTCGTCGGCGGCCACGTGCATCCGTACGGATTCGACACGCCGATCAATGACGCCAGGTTCTATCCCTTCTATGCCAAGTGCGCCGAGCTCGGGGTGCCGGTGGAGCTCCAGACCGGTCACTCCGCCGAGTTCATGCCTTCCAAGCACGGGCACCCCCTACTCCTCGATGACGTCGCTATCTACTTCCCGGAACTGAAGCTGGTGGGTGCCCATCAGGCTTGGCCGTGGTGCGAGGTGATGGTGGCGATGGCATGGAAACACCCCAACGTCTACGTTGCCATGTCGGGCCATGCTCCCAAGTACTGGGACCGCTCCCTCGTGCATTTCCTGAATAGCAGGGGCCAGGGCAAGGTGATGTGGGGCACGGACTACCCGCTCATCCAGCATGGGGAGTCCCTGCGCCAGGTCGACGAGCTGGGCCTGAAGCCGGGCGCCAAGCAGAAGTTGTTGCACGACACCGCCGCTGAGGTGTTCGGTCTCGGCGAAAGCTGACGGCCTTCGCGTGGAGTTCTTCCGGATCGCAAAGGACAATCTGGTGGCGATCGTCACTATCGACAAGCCTCCGGTCAACACCCTCGACTTCGCTCTTTACGACGAGATCGCGTCTCTAGTCGGCCGACTCGAAGAAGATGACAGTATCCGAGCGGTCGTAGTCGCCTCGGCCCATCCGAAACTCTTCATCTCCGGCGCCGACATCAAGGACATGGAGAGCTACGACCGCTCCCCCAGTCCGATGACCGAGCGGGTTCACAAGGCTCAGAGCACGTTCTTGCGGCTCCAGCGCCTCGCCAAACCGACCGTGGGAGCGATCACAGGCCATGCCCTCGGCGGTGGCTGCGAGTTCGCGCTGTGCCTGGACTTCCGGGTCATGATGCGCAGCGGGCCGACCATCGGACTTCCCGAGGTCAACCTCGGTCTGGTTCCGGGAGGTGGCGGCACCCAGCGGCTCTCGAGGCTCGTCGGCCGCGGCAAGGCTCTGGAGCTGCTCATGCTCGGATCCCGACTCGACGCCGACGAGGCTCTCGCCGCCGGGCTGGTGACGGCGGTGGGCAGCGACTACGAGGACACCATGGGTCAGGCTCGCCAGCTTGCAGCCCGGCTCGCGGACCAGGCGCCTCTTGCCGTCCGGCTCATAAAGCAGGCCGTCAACGAGGGTCTTGACGGCGATCTCGACCGCGGTCTGCGATTGGAGCGAACGGCCGTCGTGACGGCGTTGCTCTCCGACGACAGCCGTGAGGGCGTCGCCGCCTTTCTGGCGAAGCGACCGCCCCGCTTCGAAGGTCGTTGAATGCGATGGATCGGCCGATGACGATTGACGACCTGGAGCGCCTGGTAGGTGTCGATTTTCCGGTCGGGGAGTTCACCATCGAGGGGTACGAGCACTGGCTGACGGCCGATGCCATCGGCTCACCGCCTCTCCCCGCCGGTGTGGCCCACCCGATGTACGGCTACTACGCCGCACTGGGCGGCATGGGACTCACGCTGGACGAGCTGTTTGCGATGGTCGGGTCGTCGGCGGCCGACGGCCCGATGTTCGGCGAAGCCGGGCTCGAGTTCCGAGAAGTGATGCGGGTCGGCGAAACGTATCGTGTCGAAGGCGGCATCACCGGTGCGGCTCGCAAGACCGGCAAGCGAGCAGGCGTGTTCGACATCGTCTCGTTCGAGCTTCGTGTAGTCGACTCGACCGGCACCGTGGCTGCGGTGTCGACCAACTCGTTCGTCTTCCCGAGGAGGGCGGCGTGAGAGTGTCCGCGGGCACGGATCTTCCCGTGTACGAGGTCGAGGTTCGGGCTGCCGCCATGAAGACCATGGCCGTCCTGCTGCGAGATCCGAACCCGATCCACTTCGATCCTGACGCGGTGGCCGCCCTCGGTTTGGGGGATCGAGTGATCAACCAGGGTCCGACGAACATGGCATATGTCGTCGACATGCTGGTGGCCTGGGCCGGCGACCCGGCACAGGTCCGGGCCTTGAAGGTTCGTTTCCTCGACAACGTCCGAGGTGGCGATCGCGTCGTCGCCGGCGGCGTTGTCACTTCGGTGGCCGGGGACGGACGACACCAGATCGCGGAGTGTGACGTCTGGCTAGATGTCGTAGGTGGGCCCCGGGCGCTGGCAGGGTCGGCAACCGTCGCCCTCGAAGCCGCCGGGGAAACACCTGCAAAGTGAGTGGATCCGACAGTTTCCGGGTGATGGCGTCGGATTACCATTCCGCCCGGCCGGCGTAGCGAGGGAGTTTTCTTTGGGGCGTGTCGCCATCGTCGGTGTCGGCCAGAGCGTTCATGCACGAGACCGCCATGACGTCGCTTACGCCGAACTGCTGCTCGAAGCCATAGACGAGGCGCTTGACGACGCCGGTATCGGGCTGTCCGATGTCGACAATGCGGTCACGGCAAGCCTGGATTTCTACGACGGGCGGACCATCGCCAACATGGCTGTTGCCGATGTCGTCGGCTCTTATCTGAAGCCGGAGAGCCGCGTGTGCTCGGACGGGATCGGCGCTCTCCTATACGGGTGGGCTCGCATAGCCGACGGCGGCCACCGGGTCGGGTTGGTAACCGCGCATTGCAAGGAGTCGGAAGGCAATCTCGCAACCATCGAGGGCGCCGGCTTCGATCCCTTCGTCCAGCGGCGCCTCGGGACGGACGCCGACGTCGTCGCCGGTCTGGGCGCTCGGCAGATCTACGCTTCCGGAGCGTTTTCTCCCGCGGATGCCGCGGCCCTGGTTGTGGCGGCGCGGGCTGCGAGCACTGTAAATCCCAAGGTCACGACGCTCGAGTCCATGACCATCGCCGAAGTTCTGGACGCGCCGCGGTTGGCGACTCCCCTGGGTGTATTCGATCGAGCGCCGAACCGTGACGGATCGTGCGCCGTGATCCTCGCCACCGAGGAGGTGGCGAGGGACCTCTCCGAAAACCCCGTGTGGATCGCAGGCGTCGGAACCGCGACGGGCAAGTACTGGACCGATCGGCATCCCGGCGATCTAAGCGCC harbors:
- a CDS encoding VOC family protein, translated to MPAVHIDHVAMCVRDLETAIADWHDILEVLSPEHTLQLTRGEGTADGVHMVWATFQNPDPLGVSIQLWAPGTPGTWVDKLLDRRGEFVHHIAFLSDDFGHTVEQCRQAGLPVLLDENSGPPNIPWLKWNFIGEDKAHGVLIELATRYQAVGDRWYPHPGNAENDHLAAELRQRWGEAPFGED
- a CDS encoding ABC transporter substrate-binding protein; translated protein: MAARAPGCSAESEVELVPLGRGSALLPAFQAREIDAFFWIPPETQIAALEPGAVTIDFRVLSELEAVNWASYFTTDSYILEHPDTVQAFLRAVLNAREWALANEDDARAIARARFPDLEQAAFDASFQIDYDSLKPSILFSEDGFEKGRYILNIGKPEEEHNTTLMTAVVTNELVTQAATDLGLDIK
- a CDS encoding ABC transporter ATP-binding protein; the encoded protein is MINITGVSKSFEKDGEKIDAVKDFSLTINDGEFVALIGPSGCGKSTVLNMIAGLLAPEEGVVEYNGERVTAINTSVGYMTQKDSLLPWRTTEGNISAPLDIRRVPKSERAALVSQAIEKVRLGGFERHHPDELSGGMRKRVLLARTLIYEPDTLLMDEPFAALDALLKLVMQEELLRIWSEARATVVYVTHDLTEAISIADRIVVFSKRPGRIVLDLPVELERPRDFDTIRSSPEFLKLYNRIWATLRHEVVSQEEASGEGR
- a CDS encoding ABC transporter permease translates to MSSRSRTAFARFLIVVGLVVAWDLASRWFIDPFHISRPSDVAEKLWAWVSTGEIVEHVLTTMSELAYGLVIGVVLGVLVALILGSSPTLAAVFRPFVTVAYSFPQLALTPLYILWFGVFLMPKVVLIAVVVFFLMFFNTFEGVKNVEGDLIAAMRVMGAKRLDVFRIVVLPASAVFLITGLRHAVPFALRAAVFAEFLASVRGLGFLALTSARSYSSAGLFAALMVLLVVGVGLNALVSWLERVVLPWRSAGVDVAAAMQR
- a CDS encoding ABC transporter permease: MIERAPMWRIRLYQLIVLGVFLGGWEWVSDRHIRTLWISKPSLIAERTIEWFSSGFIYSHILATLQIAGLGLLIGTAIGVVFGIVLGLQRSLSHLLDPILGGAYTMPRIAFLPVLLFWFGFGFRPLVALVVLMTFFVLFYNARAGVESVDGDLVASMRVMGATRLQVIRMVILPSIVPFILAAMMIAAPYALVGAIVGEIFIGSKGLGFLIVSSTGGLDLTGTFTACLVVTVISLIATLVIARHGPRLLGRSPETIGGGAAAAF
- a CDS encoding MFS transporter, which produces MTFPPFLAGALAFAILPELGFDTGSLGIALGGFFGMSAISSVTIGGLADRIGWPAAMRVSSAMSAVTMFGIAALAHSWLSFAALLSLGGLTMAIGQPAVNLALAREVPASRQGFVFGIKHSAIPAAAMLSGLAVPLFAVNGDWRGVFVGAGVIAGAVALAVPRSQGASADVASRRSSGKVELEMRPLVFMAVGAFLAASVASALSAFLVISVVDSGVSPGAGGLILAAASVTGLIVRLLAGWWADARQAGGLGGVALLLVVGSAGLGALTGTGAGLLTLAAMLAFGAGWGWNGLFNFSVVKHFPRAPARATSVALTGTYIGASLGPIVMGQVIEIYSFQAAWLAAAAMSSISAVAMLAARWQLTGMSKGGAAAIEGGPDGSRAGG
- a CDS encoding acyl CoA--acetate/3-ketoacid CoA transferase subunit alpha, with amino-acid sequence MREAVSLVSDGATIGIGGLSMNSAPMGFVRELVRSDVRDLTVVSIVGSMAVDWLVASGKVSKVVTGLVSFEGLGLAPNFRRAAEVGDIEVEEYSEHLLICRLQAAAHRLPFVPTRAGIGTDVLALHPDTTRLETDRVTGEVYVACTPLPIDVAVVHAHAADADGNTRVDPKLIWMDSDLVRAAAATVVTVEAVAPRSSFTDAPERTTYPRFVIDAVVHAPWGAYPTSNYPSYTHHEDFIREYLSASRDRDRFARFWADRITAPDDQAGFLEANGGAATILSIMRRAT
- a CDS encoding CoA-transferase subunit beta, translating into MSREVPGADCTVDELMVVTLAREFTNDTRAFNGAASFIPVCAYRLARKTHAPGLVWAASSIAIDADPPAIPESTLSDALWDGATMLSNSPFDFWTYAQGARYNTFAFRGAQIDRLGNVNNTVIGSYDNPKVRLPGGGGMADLGGMIPNVYLWTTTHNPRTLVEKVDFRSGLGWGDGGDHRRRLGFSGGPQLCVTDLCVMDFHPDTKAMRLRSVHPGVTIGDIQSATGFEVAMPRGTVGETDLPTPAELSILRDVVDPTGSRLREFA
- a CDS encoding phenylacetate--CoA ligase family protein — translated: MAGSILSDEERDAKVRRQIAYCLKSSFYRNCFEAAGVDPATIRGVDDLALLPLFVTPDIHRQSQEKSLEAHGHPFSEFLCADPEEIVALSSTSGTTGSPTFYPFTRRDVEITDLLWQRALGFVGVRPGDRVLLGFGLSMYLAGLPLVRALERMGALPIAIGAEAGAERLLTLLTLTRPRVLACTPSYAEHLMERVPEVLGMEAPDLGIELIVCAGEPGAGLPEVRSRLESGWGGRVFDLLGGTHGIMMASAPTDEYHGMYVLGDDFSVSTQLVDPATREPVEEADGAVGERVKTSLEWGGAPPLRYSVGDVYQVFTAPAPEGPIGGKRIKVLGRVDDLLIVKGVKLYPAAVKNLVNSFVPEVSGVIRIVLDGPPPRVTPPLRVKVESPVAGDAEAAAHLADRITLAMHHRLTVRPSVELVAVGSLPRGTHKQKLLEIDTEKSSPQP
- a CDS encoding amidohydrolase family protein, whose amino-acid sequence is MSGAIDAWCNFFTEEGIKIVFTENPEVSFMMGDQWGRHDLMVGYEPQQFIEEKMDPAGVEKVVVPALQQYLYRDRRLVRVPWESVARVVERFPDRVSGLYGIDPFSGMKGVKELELAVTQYGFVGGHVHPYGFDTPINDARFYPFYAKCAELGVPVELQTGHSAEFMPSKHGHPLLLDDVAIYFPELKLVGAHQAWPWCEVMVAMAWKHPNVYVAMSGHAPKYWDRSLVHFLNSRGQGKVMWGTDYPLIQHGESLRQVDELGLKPGAKQKLLHDTAAEVFGLGES
- a CDS encoding enoyl-CoA hydratase/isomerase family protein — protein: MEFFRIAKDNLVAIVTIDKPPVNTLDFALYDEIASLVGRLEEDDSIRAVVVASAHPKLFISGADIKDMESYDRSPSPMTERVHKAQSTFLRLQRLAKPTVGAITGHALGGGCEFALCLDFRVMMRSGPTIGLPEVNLGLVPGGGGTQRLSRLVGRGKALELLMLGSRLDADEALAAGLVTAVGSDYEDTMGQARQLAARLADQAPLAVRLIKQAVNEGLDGDLDRGLRLERTAVVTALLSDDSREGVAAFLAKRPPRFEGR
- a CDS encoding MaoC family dehydratase, with protein sequence MRVSAGTDLPVYEVEVRAAAMKTMAVLLRDPNPIHFDPDAVAALGLGDRVINQGPTNMAYVVDMLVAWAGDPAQVRALKVRFLDNVRGGDRVVAGGVVTSVAGDGRHQIAECDVWLDVVGGPRALAGSATVALEAAGETPAK